A region from the Aegilops tauschii subsp. strangulata cultivar AL8/78 chromosome 5, Aet v6.0, whole genome shotgun sequence genome encodes:
- the LOC109787155 gene encoding serine/threonine-protein kinase D6PKL2 yields MPPDGGAELAADELQSLSFGSSERSRSASTVSTATASCSTSSSSGPIGVPAPRSSALAPRLGTVQLSDIRFVRRLGAGDIGSVYLAEVKGKGGALVAAKVMDRKELQGRNKEGRARTEREILEAVDHPFLPCLYGVAEGERWSCLLTEFCPGGDLHVLRQRQPHRRFSEAAVRFYVAEVVAALEYIHMLDIVYRDLKPENVLVRADGHIMLTDFDLSLKCDPTAPTPAHVISDPVGLTGRSSASSTCIIPSCIVPSVSCFSLFPGRGRRRRRRKKASGGGGVNGSSNGSLPTGVLDLEFVAEPVELRSMSFVGTHEYLAPEIVSGEGHGSSVDWWTLGIFIFELLYGVTPFKGYDNEMTLANIVARALEFPKEPSVSSAARDLVAALLAKDPARRLGATVGAAAIKRHPFFNGVNWALLRCATPPYVPPPFSAAVATAAGSGPGKKNNPDDDDMSDDSCPGTPVEYY; encoded by the exons ATGCCTCCGGACGGCGGCGCGGAGCTGGCGGCGGACGAGCTGCAGAGCCTCAGCTTCGGCTCCTCCGAGCGCtcccgctccgcctccaccgTCTCCACCGCCACGGCCTCCtgctccacctcctcctcctcggggcCAATCGGCGTCCCCGCGCCGCGCTCCTCCGCCCTCGCCCCGCGCCTCGGCACGGTGCAGCTCTCGGACATCCGCTTCGTGCGGAGGCTCGGGGCCGGGGACATCGGCAGCGTCTACCTGGCCGAGGTGAAGGGCAAGGGCGGGGCGCTGGTGGCGGCCAAGGTGATGGACCGGAAGGAGCTCCAGGGCCGGAACAAGGAGGGCCGCGCGCGCACGGAGCGCGAGATCCTCGAGGCCGTCGACCACCCGTTCCTCCCGTGCCTCTACGGGGTCGCCGAGGGCGAGCGCTGGTCCTGCCTCCTCACCGAGTTCTGCCCCGGCGGCGATCTCCACGTCCTCCGCCAGAGGCAGCCGCACCGCCGATTCTCCGAGGCCGCCGTCAG GTTCTACGTGGCGGAGGTGGTGGCCGCGCTGGAGTACATACACATGCTGGACATCGTGTACCGGGACCTCAAGCCGGAGAACGTGCTGGTCCGCGCCGACGGCCACATCATGCTCACCGACTTTGACCTCTCCCTCAAGTGCGACCCGACGGCCCCGACTCCGGCGCACGTCATCTCCGACCCCGTCGGCCTCACCGGCCGCTCCTCCGCGTCGTCCACCTGCATAATTCCTTCCTGCATCGTCCCGTCGGTCTCGTGCTTCAGCCTCTTCCCCGGCcgcggccgccggcgccggcgccgcaaGAAGGCCTCGGGCGGCGGGGGCGTGAACGGCAGCAGCAACGGCAGCCTCCCCACCGGCGTGCTGGACCTGGAGTTCGTGGCGGAGCCGGTGGAGCTCCGGTCCATGTCGTTCGTGGGCACGCACGAGTACCTGGCCCCGGAGATCGTGTCGGGCGAGGGCCACGGCAGCTCGGTGGACTGGTGGACGCTGGGCATCTTCATCTTCGAGCTCCTCTACGGGGTGACGCCCTTCAAGGGGTACGACAACGAGATGACCCTGGCCAACATCGTGGCCCGCGCGCTCGAGTTCCCCAAGGAACCCTCCGTCTCCTCCGCCGCCAGGGACCTCGTCGCCGCGCTGCTCGCCAAGGACCCGGCGCGAAGGCTCGGCGCCACAGTCGGCGCGGCGGCCATCAAGCGCCACCCCTTCTTCAACGGCGTCAACTGGGCGCTGCTCCGGTGCGCCACGCCGCCCTACGTGCCCCCGCCTTTCAGCGCTGCGGTCGCGACGGCTGCTGGCTCCGGCCCGGGGAAGAAGAACAACCCCGACGACGACGACATGTCGGACGACAGCTGCCCCGGCACGCCCGTGGAGTACTACTAG